The following proteins come from a genomic window of Neptunomonas concharum:
- the paaK gene encoding phenylacetate--CoA ligase PaaK, whose amino-acid sequence MYNERTLSGGLDDIETASIDELRALQLKRMRWSIAHCYNNVPAYRAMCQEKGVHPFDLKKLEDLKHFPFTTKDYLRLNYPFGTFAVPNRDVVRIHASSGTTGKPTVVGYTQNDIDTWANVVARSIRAAGGHSGDKVHISYGYGLFTGGMGAHYGAERLGCTVIPMSGGQTEKQVQLLQDFDPDIIMVTPSYMLNLIDEMERQNVDPQKLALRLGIFGAEPWTDEMRKNIEGRLGIDALDIYGLSEVMGPGVAQECLETKDGPTIWEDHFYPEIIDPNTGEVLPDGEYGELVFTSLTKEALPIIRYRTRDLTRLLPGTARPMRRIDKITGRSDDMMIIRGVNVFPTQIEEQILKVAQLAPHYEIYVTKDGNLDNVEVKVELTTEGRDADRPATAKELQHHIKGVVGISTRVSVQDPGSIPRSEGKAKRVFDQRPR is encoded by the coding sequence ATGTACAATGAAAGAACATTAAGCGGCGGATTAGACGATATCGAAACAGCAAGCATTGATGAGCTACGCGCATTACAGCTAAAACGTATGCGCTGGAGTATTGCCCATTGCTATAATAACGTGCCTGCTTATCGCGCTATGTGCCAAGAAAAAGGTGTTCATCCCTTTGATCTTAAAAAGCTGGAAGACCTAAAACACTTCCCGTTCACAACGAAAGATTATCTACGCCTGAACTACCCTTTCGGTACTTTTGCTGTGCCTAACCGCGATGTAGTTCGTATCCACGCATCCAGCGGAACAACCGGTAAACCAACGGTTGTAGGCTACACGCAAAACGATATCGACACGTGGGCCAATGTCGTAGCCCGCTCTATTCGTGCCGCTGGCGGCCACTCTGGCGATAAAGTTCATATCTCTTATGGCTATGGTTTGTTTACCGGTGGTATGGGGGCACATTACGGTGCTGAGCGCTTGGGCTGTACCGTTATCCCGATGTCTGGCGGCCAGACTGAGAAGCAGGTTCAGCTTTTGCAGGACTTCGACCCTGATATCATCATGGTGACACCTTCTTACATGCTGAACCTGATCGATGAAATGGAACGCCAAAATGTTGACCCACAGAAGCTTGCTCTGCGTTTAGGTATTTTTGGTGCAGAACCGTGGACGGACGAAATGCGCAAGAACATCGAAGGCCGCCTAGGTATTGATGCTCTCGACATTTATGGCCTATCTGAAGTTATGGGGCCAGGTGTCGCTCAGGAGTGTTTAGAAACCAAAGATGGCCCAACCATTTGGGAAGATCATTTCTACCCAGAGATCATTGATCCAAATACCGGTGAAGTACTACCGGATGGCGAGTATGGCGAACTGGTGTTCACTTCACTGACGAAAGAGGCACTGCCAATTATTCGTTACCGCACGCGCGATCTAACCCGTTTGTTACCTGGCACCGCACGACCTATGCGCCGTATCGACAAGATTACGGGCCGCTCCGACGATATGATGATCATTCGTGGTGTCAACGTGTTCCCGACACAGATCGAAGAACAAATTTTGAAGGTTGCTCAGCTAGCGCCTCATTACGAAATCTATGTAACTAAGGATGGAAACCTAGATAACGTAGAGGTTAAAGTCGAATTAACAACAGAAGGTCGTGATGCTGATCGTCCTGCTACAGCAAAAGAGCTTCAGCATCATATTAAAGGGGTTGTCGGCATTAGCACGCGTGTTTCTGTACAAGACCCAGGATCAATCCCACGCTCCGAAGGTAAGGCGAAGCGTGTTTTTGATCAGCGTCCTCGCTAA
- a CDS encoding LysR family transcriptional regulator: protein MNNLSYRHLKAFLEVARHGSFTQAAEYLHLTQSTLTATIKQLEAHTELQLLDRTTRRVNLTRAGERFFPIAERLISDFDTAIDDLKASAHQKQGHISISASPSVLSTLLPPLIENYRRDYPKVSIQLNEEGASTIEESVLNNVADFGVGGNHSSNPELHYEPLLQDRYGVVMRPDHPLSCSTDELIWQAISAENILSLSKDNGIRLEIDRLIKQGEISIQNHEGQIEASKPATLAPLIHQKLGIAILPALAVSTLPFHGLIFKPLSEPDMYRELCIVSKRGRSLSPASKELLSRARPFFEHINLPTYVSTLKK from the coding sequence ATGAATAATCTTTCCTACCGGCATTTGAAGGCTTTCTTAGAAGTAGCTCGCCACGGTAGCTTCACTCAGGCAGCCGAGTACTTACACCTTACACAATCCACACTGACCGCAACCATTAAGCAGCTTGAGGCACACACAGAACTGCAGCTACTGGATCGCACTACACGCCGCGTCAACCTGACACGCGCAGGAGAGCGCTTCTTCCCTATTGCGGAACGACTCATATCAGACTTTGATACGGCTATTGATGACTTAAAAGCCAGCGCTCACCAAAAGCAGGGGCATATCAGTATCTCTGCTTCTCCTTCTGTACTCTCTACTCTACTCCCGCCATTGATTGAGAACTACCGAAGGGATTACCCCAAAGTTAGCATTCAGCTCAATGAGGAAGGGGCTAGTACCATAGAAGAATCTGTCCTTAATAACGTTGCGGATTTCGGGGTTGGGGGGAATCACTCCTCAAACCCTGAACTACACTATGAACCGCTGCTACAAGACCGTTATGGTGTTGTTATGCGCCCAGATCACCCTCTTTCCTGTTCAACAGATGAATTGATCTGGCAGGCTATCAGCGCAGAAAATATCCTATCCCTCTCAAAAGATAACGGTATAAGATTGGAGATAGATCGCCTTATCAAACAAGGTGAAATCTCAATTCAAAACCATGAGGGTCAAATTGAGGCCTCAAAACCGGCAACGCTAGCACCCTTAATTCATCAAAAACTGGGCATAGCTATCCTTCCTGCGTTGGCCGTTTCTACCCTTCCTTTTCATGGATTGATTTTCAAACCGCTCAGCGAGCCAGATATGTATAGGGAGTTGTGTATTGTATCTAAGCGAGGACGCAGCCTTAGCCCAGCTAGTAAAGAACTACTCAGCCGAGCAAGGCCTTTTTTCGAGCATATTAATCTGCCGACTTATGTAAGCACACTCAAAAAGTAG
- a CDS encoding RrF2 family transcriptional regulator has translation MQLSRFTDYTLRVLFFVASNNDRLTTLSEIAQFYDISIEHLRKVVHALSKSGYLKTFRGKNGGIQLAKPPLEINVGEVVALSEGATPLVDCLSQNCRLMACCSLQSVFHEAQMAFFDSLRQYSLAQMLDNPQLSSQLIAKT, from the coding sequence ATGCAACTTAGTCGATTTACAGATTACACCCTACGAGTCCTATTTTTTGTCGCCAGTAACAATGACCGACTCACAACACTCTCTGAAATAGCGCAGTTTTACGATATCTCTATTGAGCATTTAAGAAAGGTGGTTCATGCCTTATCTAAATCGGGCTATCTGAAAACATTTAGGGGCAAAAACGGTGGTATCCAACTCGCAAAACCGCCTCTGGAGATTAATGTTGGCGAAGTAGTGGCACTATCCGAAGGGGCAACCCCACTCGTCGATTGTTTATCCCAGAATTGTCGATTAATGGCATGCTGCTCTCTTCAATCTGTTTTTCACGAGGCACAAATGGCTTTCTTTGATAGCTTACGCCAGTATTCCCTTGCTCAAATGCTAGATAACCCGCAATTGTCCTCCCAGCTAATCGCCAAAACATAA
- a CDS encoding DUF5610 domain-containing protein — MIGTLYSNTSYTQTLQSSFQDATAKGKSPEAASNDTVLNRLASNIPGMSTDDLKSLKEDDFTPEKVANRIGDFVAQGLEAARRNGRSEEDIQKMYNAAVAGVQKGFEEAREILDGLGALSGSIAKNVDLTEEKTMDALNAINPSQVAESTNARVSRLMAAERYQEAETLSLKVKTQDGDEVTINFARSSQYEGSFGIEKDSNGINAAEFNISRSESSSYRFSVEGNLDNDEIDALQNLIKDVNEIANEFFDGDVQKAFDLASEYRMDKTELSSMNLQLTQSEQYTSVAKYRGVEEMDSPAIAPGKRLGHMMHNMQEAAGNPKLGFMKDAASFSRELLATLVTQDIRYRNSDEPEKEKLNANLDSMNNLLSSQATAFVQEDL, encoded by the coding sequence ATGATTGGCACTCTGTATTCCAATACCAGTTACACCCAAACCTTACAATCTAGCTTTCAGGATGCAACGGCTAAAGGAAAAAGCCCAGAAGCTGCCAGCAATGATACCGTTTTAAATCGGCTGGCAAGCAATATCCCAGGCATGAGCACGGATGACCTTAAGTCACTGAAAGAAGATGATTTTACACCTGAAAAAGTTGCAAACCGTATTGGCGACTTTGTTGCTCAGGGTTTAGAAGCAGCACGGCGTAACGGCCGCTCTGAAGAAGATATTCAAAAGATGTATAACGCTGCGGTGGCCGGTGTACAAAAAGGGTTTGAAGAAGCCCGCGAGATTTTGGATGGCTTAGGCGCACTCTCTGGCAGTATCGCTAAGAATGTCGATTTAACCGAAGAGAAAACGATGGATGCCCTTAATGCTATCAATCCATCTCAAGTGGCAGAATCCACTAACGCTCGTGTATCGAGACTTATGGCCGCCGAACGCTACCAGGAAGCCGAAACGCTGTCGTTAAAAGTAAAAACGCAGGATGGCGATGAGGTTACCATCAATTTTGCTCGCAGTAGCCAATATGAAGGCTCATTTGGCATCGAAAAGGACAGTAATGGCATAAATGCTGCCGAGTTCAATATCAGCCGTAGCGAAAGCAGTAGTTATCGTTTCAGCGTAGAGGGCAATTTAGATAACGATGAGATCGATGCCTTACAAAATCTGATCAAAGATGTGAACGAAATCGCTAACGAGTTTTTTGATGGCGACGTGCAAAAAGCGTTTGATCTTGCCAGCGAATACCGTATGGATAAGACCGAATTATCCTCTATGAATTTGCAGTTGACGCAATCAGAGCAGTACACATCCGTAGCGAAATACCGAGGTGTAGAAGAGATGGACTCCCCTGCTATTGCACCGGGTAAGCGTTTGGGCCATATGATGCATAATATGCAAGAAGCCGCTGGTAACCCGAAGCTTGGCTTTATGAAAGATGCTGCCAGTTTCAGCCGCGAGCTACTTGCAACATTAGTGACTCAGGACATACGTTATCGTAATAGCGATGAGCCTGAAAAAGAGAAGCTAAATGCCAACTTGGATAGCATGAATAATTTGCTATCTAGCCAAGCAACTGCGTTTGTACAAGAGGACTTGTAA
- the pcaF gene encoding 3-oxoadipyl-CoA thiolase yields MKDAFICDAVRTPFGRYGGSLSPVRADDLGAVPLKALMERNPDVDWASVEDIIYGNANQAGEDNRNVARMSALLAGLPVSVPGTTINRLCGSGMDAIGMAARAIKSGETDLMIAGGCESMSRAPFVMGKAESAFSRNPNGLYDTTIGWRFINKKMKEQYGVDSMPETAENVAEDFNISREDQDLFAFRSQQKTAAAMEKGLFKEEIVPVVIPQRKGDPIVVDTDEHPRASTTLEDLAKLKAPFRAGGSVTAGNASGVNDGACALLIASAEAAKANGLTPKARIVAMATAGLEPRIMGFGPAPAARKVLEKAGLTLDQMDVIELNEAFASQGLAVMRDLGLPDDAPQVNPNGGAISLGHPLGASGARLVTTAMYQLHRTGGRYALCTMCIGVGQGIALIIERV; encoded by the coding sequence ATGAAAGATGCTTTTATTTGCGATGCTGTCCGTACCCCGTTTGGTCGTTATGGCGGTAGTTTATCTCCTGTACGCGCTGATGATCTGGGAGCGGTTCCCCTCAAAGCATTGATGGAGCGTAATCCCGACGTGGATTGGGCATCTGTTGAAGACATCATTTACGGCAATGCTAACCAGGCAGGCGAAGATAACCGTAACGTCGCACGCATGTCTGCTCTATTAGCTGGTTTACCTGTCTCGGTGCCGGGCACCACCATTAACCGCCTGTGTGGTTCAGGTATGGACGCCATTGGCATGGCAGCGCGCGCGATTAAATCGGGAGAGACCGACCTGATGATAGCTGGCGGTTGTGAGTCAATGTCCCGTGCGCCTTTTGTCATGGGCAAAGCAGAATCTGCCTTCAGCCGTAACCCTAATGGCCTTTATGACACAACCATCGGCTGGCGTTTCATCAACAAGAAGATGAAAGAGCAGTATGGCGTAGACTCTATGCCAGAAACCGCTGAAAACGTTGCCGAAGATTTTAATATCTCACGGGAAGATCAAGATCTTTTCGCTTTCCGCAGCCAGCAGAAAACCGCTGCAGCCATGGAAAAAGGTCTCTTTAAAGAAGAGATCGTCCCTGTCGTTATCCCACAACGCAAAGGCGACCCCATCGTTGTTGATACCGATGAACACCCACGTGCATCCACAACATTAGAAGACCTAGCAAAACTGAAAGCACCGTTTCGTGCTGGCGGTTCCGTCACTGCGGGCAATGCATCTGGCGTTAACGATGGCGCTTGCGCCTTGTTGATCGCTTCTGCAGAAGCCGCTAAAGCTAATGGTTTGACACCTAAGGCTCGTATTGTGGCGATGGCAACGGCGGGCCTTGAACCTCGCATTATGGGCTTTGGCCCTGCCCCTGCTGCACGAAAAGTGCTTGAAAAAGCAGGCCTTACCTTAGATCAGATGGATGTTATTGAACTCAATGAAGCGTTCGCCTCTCAAGGTTTGGCGGTTATGCGTGACTTAGGTTTACCCGATGATGCACCGCAGGTGAATCCGAACGGCGGTGCTATTTCTCTAGGTCATCCACTGGGGGCCAGTGGTGCGCGCTTGGTAACAACGGCGATGTATCAGTTACACCGTACTGGCGGACGCTACGCGCTCTGCACCATGTGTATTGGTGTTGGCCAAGGTATCGCTCTGATCATTGAGCGAGTGTAG
- a CDS encoding TonB-dependent receptor plug domain-containing protein produces the protein MTFRVRSILSLMALSLPLTPTSAFGLTLDELKVMSLDELASVKVSIASKTPQKVSESPAAVYLVTQEDIRRSGATTIPELLRSVPGMNVASITGSTTAVSARGFHDIFSNKFLVMMDGRSLYTPLFSGMYWDAHDIDLRDIERIEIIRGPSAAVWGANAMNGVINIITRSSFDTDGNRLSVTAGNTESIASFSKTSILSDDTSLRLWGKFRDHEAQKKSNGEDAHDEWHQARIGFKTDSYLNDTDTLSVDGGAYQGQSDHNLVLISNLVENDDTQELSGAHLNTRWQRQLDNQSFSAQFYVDHMIRNDLRINQRVNTLDASVQHTIQHSEQGSFTWGLNHRYVSDATSTPPVPIPVPASFGFNPQSASYKSTGISFQEEYWVNDQFKLLAGVRFDNHDFIGWEAQPTLRALWKVSPEAELWAAVSRAVRTPSRYESHLQVSTPVVSLVSNQQLLAESLTSTELGIRLRPRSDFSFNGTLFYNRYKDLASLNEVGRVEPIFLPDGMGGFIPSKYIAYTLGNSIEAQSYGTEIDARWNVSDDWRLKLSYSWMKVQSDDITSTQESAIAFNNLPKQQLYLNSAWDLRDNLELDATLYYVDELKESSVDAYTRFDLRLGWMPYPNLELSLMGKNLFDTQHAEYVPSPTNYAGGVSSSEVPRSVTAQAIWKF, from the coding sequence GTGACATTTCGAGTTCGTAGTATTCTGTCTCTAATGGCGCTCTCTCTCCCGTTAACCCCCACGAGTGCTTTTGGGTTGACGCTTGATGAGCTCAAAGTGATGAGCCTGGATGAGCTAGCCAGTGTTAAAGTTTCTATCGCATCCAAAACACCTCAAAAAGTCTCTGAAAGCCCTGCCGCTGTTTATCTGGTAACTCAAGAAGATATTCGTCGCAGCGGTGCCACAACGATACCAGAGCTACTCCGCTCAGTACCTGGCATGAATGTAGCCAGCATAACGGGGAGCACCACGGCAGTCAGTGCCCGAGGCTTTCATGATATCTTTTCTAATAAGTTTTTGGTCATGATGGATGGCCGCTCACTCTACACACCGCTATTTTCTGGTATGTACTGGGACGCCCATGATATAGATTTAAGAGATATTGAGCGCATTGAGATCATTCGCGGCCCAAGCGCTGCGGTATGGGGCGCAAACGCAATGAACGGCGTTATCAATATAATCACACGTTCCTCATTTGATACGGACGGAAATCGTCTTTCTGTTACTGCGGGTAATACTGAAAGCATTGCCAGTTTTAGTAAAACGTCTATTTTATCCGACGATACCTCTTTGCGCCTTTGGGGTAAGTTCAGGGATCATGAAGCCCAGAAGAAGTCTAATGGTGAAGATGCCCATGATGAGTGGCACCAAGCTCGCATCGGTTTTAAAACAGACAGCTACCTAAATGACACTGATACGTTATCGGTTGATGGTGGTGCCTATCAAGGACAATCCGATCACAACTTAGTCTTGATTTCAAATCTTGTGGAGAATGATGACACGCAAGAATTATCAGGTGCGCACCTTAATACACGTTGGCAGAGACAGTTAGATAACCAGTCTTTTAGCGCACAATTTTATGTTGATCATATGATCAGAAATGATCTACGTATAAACCAGCGCGTTAATACATTAGATGCGAGCGTGCAGCATACCATTCAGCACAGTGAGCAAGGCAGCTTCACTTGGGGCCTAAACCATCGTTATGTAAGTGATGCAACATCTACTCCCCCAGTCCCTATTCCAGTACCAGCATCATTTGGGTTTAACCCACAATCTGCTAGTTATAAATCTACCGGCATCTCTTTCCAGGAAGAGTATTGGGTTAACGATCAATTCAAGCTGCTTGCTGGTGTTCGTTTCGACAATCATGATTTTATCGGCTGGGAAGCGCAGCCGACATTAAGAGCGCTTTGGAAAGTATCACCTGAAGCTGAGCTTTGGGCTGCCGTTTCCCGTGCCGTTCGTACACCGTCACGTTACGAAAGCCATCTTCAGGTAAGTACGCCGGTTGTAAGTTTAGTGTCTAACCAACAGCTACTTGCTGAAAGCCTTACCAGCACAGAGCTAGGTATCAGACTACGCCCAAGAAGTGACTTCTCCTTTAACGGAACACTCTTCTACAACCGCTATAAAGACCTTGCCAGCCTAAATGAAGTGGGTCGTGTGGAGCCAATATTCCTTCCTGATGGCATGGGTGGGTTTATACCCAGCAAATACATAGCCTACACGTTAGGAAACAGCATAGAAGCGCAAAGCTATGGTACCGAAATAGATGCAAGATGGAATGTCTCTGATGACTGGCGCTTAAAGCTGTCTTACAGCTGGATGAAAGTTCAATCTGATGATATTACGTCAACTCAAGAGTCGGCTATCGCGTTTAACAACCTGCCAAAACAACAGTTGTACTTAAATTCAGCTTGGGACTTGAGAGACAATCTAGAGTTAGATGCAACGCTTTACTACGTAGACGAACTCAAAGAATCTAGTGTCGATGCTTACACGCGATTCGATCTGCGCCTAGGTTGGATGCCTTACCCCAATCTGGAGCTAAGCTTGATGGGTAAAAACCTATTTGATACCCAACACGCAGAATACGTGCCTTCGCCTACTAACTATGCCGGTGGAGTCTCCTCAAGTGAAGTTCCCCGTTCTGTTACGGCGCAGGCTATTTGGAAGTTCTAA
- a CDS encoding FAD-binding and (Fe-S)-binding domain-containing protein — translation MIPRISTIDTTKAHYLSFIETLKARGFAGELNPDYANRVALSTDNSIYQVLPQGVLYPKHLDDLVLIASLSSESAFSQVVLTPRGGGTGTNGQSLTDGLVVDVSKHMNHVLEINAEERWVRVQGGVVKDQLNAALKPYGLFFAPELSTSNRATVGGMINTDASGQGSCLYGKTRDHVLELKSVLLDGTVWESKPISDDELESLKQRTDRVGEIHRVVDEIFTEKQSLIEDKFPKLNRCLTGYDLAHIRDEQGRFNLNSVLCGGEGSLALIAEAKLNVLPIPKFAALVNVKYASFEASLRDAKALMDWGPTSIETIDSKVLNLAMGDIVWDTVREYFPVKDTDPDIKGINLVEYTADDEAELQAKVDKLIQHLEQVCGQDNKSFGYSVVYGAAEINKVWAMRKKAVGLLGNAKGEERPIPFVEDTAVPPENLADFIMEFRAVLDAKGLAYGMFGHVDAGVLHVRPAIDMKDEHQEKMIREVTDQVVALTQKYHGLLWGEHGKGVRSEYAPAFFGELYPELQRIKGIFDPNNQLNPGKIATPLIDEAELLKIDEVPTRGQQDRQIPANTRAQYDSAMFCNGNGACYNYDPNDAMCPSWKGTRERIHSPKGRASLIREWLRLMSVQGVNLEEVSRSVKQQGFLTSLPARIRNTFSKKKGEYDYSHEVHEAMMGCLACKSCVGQCPIKVNVPDFRSRFLEVYYSRYLRPAKDYMVGGLEYMIPYLARFPAPYNWMMQNRLLKRMFRQYAGMVDSPSICKHTLVQGMKERNIPFASVDVIHQLSPEQKERSVVIVQDAFTSFFETQLVLDLAELLQALGFHVLVAPYLPNGKPLHVHGFMKAFEKAATKNAAMLKALSTSGVALVGVDPSMTLTYRQEYEKVGVPVNEVLLVQEWLAKNLDLINLNPEALPAHTYKLMAHCTEKTSAAPSLKQWQEIFKALGQRLEIIATGCCGMSGTYGHESENLATSKKIYELSWRPVVNNPENKGQLVATGYSCRSQVKRLDEKQLPHPAQALLDLIRANR, via the coding sequence ATGATCCCACGTATATCTACTATTGATACCACGAAAGCTCACTACCTTTCCTTTATCGAGACGCTAAAAGCAAGAGGGTTTGCAGGTGAGCTTAATCCGGATTATGCCAACCGTGTAGCTCTTTCGACGGATAACAGTATTTACCAAGTTCTCCCTCAGGGCGTGCTATATCCCAAGCATTTAGACGACTTGGTTCTGATAGCTTCTTTATCTAGTGAGTCTGCCTTTAGTCAGGTTGTGCTCACGCCTCGTGGGGGTGGTACCGGAACGAATGGACAATCGCTTACGGATGGTTTAGTAGTTGATGTTTCAAAACATATGAACCATGTATTGGAGATCAATGCAGAGGAGCGCTGGGTACGGGTTCAAGGTGGTGTTGTTAAAGATCAATTGAATGCCGCCCTTAAGCCATATGGTTTGTTTTTTGCGCCTGAACTATCTACCAGTAACCGCGCCACCGTCGGCGGCATGATTAATACGGATGCCAGTGGTCAGGGCAGTTGTCTTTATGGAAAAACCCGTGATCATGTGTTGGAGCTAAAAAGTGTCTTGTTGGATGGGACTGTCTGGGAGTCCAAACCCATCAGTGATGACGAACTTGAAAGTTTAAAACAGCGCACCGATCGTGTTGGTGAGATCCATCGGGTTGTCGATGAAATTTTCACCGAAAAGCAATCACTGATTGAAGATAAATTCCCAAAACTGAATCGCTGTCTAACCGGTTACGACTTGGCACATATTCGTGATGAACAGGGACGTTTTAATCTGAACTCGGTTTTGTGCGGTGGTGAAGGCTCGTTGGCGCTTATCGCAGAGGCGAAACTTAACGTTTTACCCATTCCTAAGTTTGCGGCACTGGTTAATGTTAAATACGCAAGTTTTGAAGCATCACTCAGAGATGCAAAAGCACTCATGGATTGGGGCCCAACCTCTATTGAAACGATAGACTCAAAAGTCTTGAATTTAGCGATGGGGGATATCGTTTGGGATACCGTTCGCGAATATTTCCCAGTGAAGGACACAGACCCTGATATCAAAGGGATCAATCTTGTTGAATACACCGCTGATGATGAAGCGGAGTTACAAGCCAAAGTTGATAAACTGATCCAGCATCTTGAGCAGGTATGCGGGCAGGACAATAAAAGCTTTGGTTATTCTGTTGTATATGGCGCAGCTGAGATCAATAAAGTCTGGGCTATGCGCAAAAAGGCAGTAGGGCTACTGGGTAATGCTAAGGGTGAGGAGCGCCCGATTCCCTTTGTTGAAGATACCGCAGTACCGCCAGAAAACTTAGCCGACTTTATTATGGAGTTTAGAGCGGTATTGGATGCAAAGGGGCTGGCTTACGGTATGTTCGGTCACGTAGATGCAGGCGTGCTACATGTACGTCCTGCTATTGATATGAAGGATGAACATCAAGAGAAGATGATCCGTGAGGTGACTGACCAAGTGGTTGCTTTGACCCAGAAGTATCACGGTTTGCTCTGGGGAGAGCATGGTAAGGGGGTCCGTTCTGAATATGCGCCTGCTTTTTTTGGTGAGCTTTATCCTGAGCTGCAACGTATTAAAGGCATTTTCGACCCGAATAACCAACTAAACCCTGGGAAAATAGCGACCCCTCTGATCGACGAGGCTGAACTGCTTAAAATAGATGAAGTGCCTACCCGTGGGCAGCAGGATCGTCAGATCCCTGCCAATACTCGTGCTCAGTATGATTCAGCTATGTTCTGTAATGGTAATGGTGCTTGTTATAACTATGATCCCAACGATGCGATGTGCCCATCCTGGAAGGGTACGCGAGAGCGTATACATTCCCCTAAAGGACGTGCCTCTCTGATTCGTGAATGGCTGCGTTTAATGTCGGTACAGGGAGTTAATCTTGAAGAGGTGAGTCGTTCGGTAAAACAGCAGGGGTTCCTAACCTCGCTACCGGCTCGTATTCGTAATACATTCAGTAAAAAGAAGGGTGAGTACGACTACTCTCATGAAGTGCATGAGGCGATGATGGGTTGTCTGGCGTGTAAATCCTGTGTGGGGCAGTGCCCTATCAAAGTCAATGTGCCTGACTTTAGATCGCGGTTCTTGGAAGTTTACTACAGTCGCTATCTGCGCCCTGCAAAAGATTATATGGTGGGTGGTTTGGAGTATATGATCCCCTATCTGGCCCGCTTTCCGGCCCCTTATAACTGGATGATGCAAAATCGGTTGCTCAAACGCATGTTTCGCCAATATGCCGGTATGGTGGATAGTCCATCCATATGTAAACATACCCTAGTTCAAGGGATGAAAGAGCGCAATATACCCTTTGCGTCAGTTGATGTGATACACCAGTTATCCCCGGAGCAAAAAGAGCGAAGTGTCGTCATCGTTCAGGATGCGTTTACCTCTTTCTTTGAAACGCAACTGGTACTCGATTTAGCTGAGCTGCTGCAAGCATTGGGTTTTCATGTGCTTGTTGCGCCGTACCTGCCCAATGGTAAGCCGCTACATGTTCATGGCTTCATGAAGGCATTTGAGAAAGCCGCCACCAAGAATGCCGCTATGCTCAAAGCATTGAGTACATCGGGTGTTGCGTTGGTCGGTGTGGATCCTTCCATGACACTGACCTACCGTCAGGAGTATGAAAAAGTGGGGGTGCCTGTCAATGAAGTACTATTGGTGCAGGAGTGGTTAGCTAAAAATCTGGACCTAATCAATCTTAACCCTGAAGCACTGCCGGCACACACGTATAAATTAATGGCGCACTGTACGGAGAAAACATCAGCAGCACCATCACTTAAACAGTGGCAGGAGATTTTTAAAGCATTAGGACAACGGCTAGAGATAATAGCAACAGGGTGTTGTGGCATGTCCGGGACTTATGGTCATGAATCAGAGAATCTAGCTACCTCTAAAAAGATCTATGAACTCAGTTGGAGGCCTGTTGTAAACAATCCTGAAAACAAAGGTCAATTAGTGGCAACGGGCTACTCCTGCCGTAGCCAGGTAAAGCGTTTGGATGAAAAACAGCTACCACACCCAGCTCAGGCGCTGCTTGATTTAATTCGAGCAAACCGCTAA
- the rraA gene encoding ribonuclease E activity regulator RraA, with product MEDLLPELCDQFPELVQVVEPMFGNFGGRETFGGEIVTLKAFEDNSLVREQVALPGEGKVLVVDGGGSMRRAMLGDMLAEKAEKNGWEGIIIYGCIRDVNAIGGLDLGVQALGTHPMKTDKRGLGDLNVEVTFGGVTFRPGEYVYADNNGVLVSPKKLEVTE from the coding sequence GTGGAAGATTTACTCCCTGAATTGTGTGATCAATTCCCTGAACTTGTCCAAGTTGTAGAGCCGATGTTCGGAAACTTTGGTGGGCGAGAGACGTTTGGTGGTGAAATTGTCACCCTCAAAGCCTTCGAAGACAATTCACTCGTGCGTGAGCAAGTGGCGTTACCCGGTGAAGGTAAGGTGCTAGTGGTCGACGGCGGTGGTTCTATGCGTCGTGCCATGTTGGGGGATATGCTTGCTGAGAAAGCAGAAAAAAATGGTTGGGAAGGGATTATCATTTATGGCTGTATTCGTGATGTAAACGCGATAGGGGGATTGGACCTTGGTGTTCAGGCACTAGGTACTCACCCAATGAAAACCGATAAACGTGGTTTAGGCGACCTAAATGTTGAGGTTACCTTTGGTGGCGTCACGTTCCGTCCAGGTGAATACGTTTATGCTGATAATAACGGTGTATTAGTTTCACCTAAAAAACTAGAAGTGACGGAATAA